One window from the genome of Paenibacillus azoreducens encodes:
- a CDS encoding Rrf2 family transcriptional regulator, protein MSISSRFSVAIHILCLLAINKDKATNTSEYIAGSVNTNPVVIRKVMSMLKGAGLVHVRAGVAGAELAKELQEITLLDVYKAVNVVAENDLFSSHEHPNPECIVGRNIQHSLTKQFSAAQKAMEHSLEIVTLADVVHDILMSDNV, encoded by the coding sequence GTGTCCATCAGCAGCAGGTTCTCTGTCGCGATACACATTTTGTGCTTGCTGGCAATCAACAAGGATAAAGCAACCAACACTTCCGAGTACATTGCCGGCAGCGTCAATACCAATCCCGTCGTCATTCGCAAAGTTATGAGCATGCTAAAAGGGGCGGGGCTCGTTCACGTGCGTGCCGGAGTAGCCGGCGCCGAACTTGCCAAAGAATTGCAGGAAATTACACTTCTGGATGTATACAAAGCGGTTAACGTCGTGGCCGAAAACGATTTGTTCAGCTCGCATGAGCATCCGAATCCGGAATGCATTGTCGGCAGAAATATACAGCATTCATTGACCAAGCAATTTTCCGCCGCTCAAAAAGCGATGGAGCATTCCCTCGAGATTGTTACTCTCGCAGATGTGGTTCATGATATTCTAATGTCCGATAACGTTTAA
- a CDS encoding AbrB/MazE/SpoVT family DNA-binding domain-containing protein, protein MKATGIVRYLDGLGRVVIPMELRRTLGIGEKDPFEIYVDGERIILKKYAPGCCLCGNVERELVSLYPEKLICKPCIGIIVKNESKLIESFSTH, encoded by the coding sequence ATGAAAGCTACTGGAATTGTTCGATATCTTGACGGTCTGGGTCGTGTCGTTATCCCAATGGAGTTGCGTCGGACCCTTGGGATCGGAGAAAAGGACCCCTTTGAAATTTACGTGGATGGGGAGCGCATCATTCTCAAAAAATACGCTCCTGGGTGTTGCCTATGTGGGAATGTTGAGCGTGAGCTGGTCTCGCTTTATCCAGAGAAGCTTATCTGCAAGCCTTGTATCGGAATCATTGTAAAGAACGAAAGTAAATTGATTGAAAGTTTTAGCACTCATTAA
- a CDS encoding tyrosine-type recombinase/integrase produces MAWIEYIGGNKYKLVARDPSKVSKPKKSTRVEVPADVAKSARKTEQWLTLELAKWAEAVESGEASGKVKSEKISFKDFIETWKKGYAKENMGGKTILNTMAIIESRLIPEFGDTRIDQITTLQLVTWFASLVNLKNKKPLATNTKLNIYKATKSIFDAAAEWGVIKSNPMDGVKRPSQSKKEKKEIRSKKQAYTRQEVEKLLTALYALPARWRLYFTGAILGGFRRGELLAVEWPDVDHDRCAIWIEKQITLDEEGNKIEGEVKTEESEGWVAMPKWYMDELKRYEREWRKERMSCKNWLGEDKQYIFHGGRGIMYYPSTPTGTWSKFLEKNGLPHVKLHGLRHTAGMLLRESGADLKTIQERLRHTKLDTTANIYTHKSEAISRAAADQLEELNPKWIKFAP; encoded by the coding sequence ATGGCATGGATCGAGTATATTGGAGGCAACAAGTATAAATTAGTCGCTCGGGATCCATCGAAGGTATCCAAGCCTAAAAAATCGACTCGAGTAGAAGTGCCTGCCGATGTCGCAAAGTCGGCACGGAAAACAGAACAGTGGCTCACCCTGGAGCTGGCTAAGTGGGCCGAAGCTGTTGAGTCCGGGGAAGCATCTGGTAAGGTCAAAAGCGAGAAAATCAGCTTTAAAGATTTCATTGAGACGTGGAAAAAAGGTTACGCCAAGGAAAACATGGGCGGGAAGACGATCCTAAACACCATGGCAATCATCGAATCGAGGCTCATACCTGAATTCGGTGATACGCGGATCGATCAGATCACGACGCTGCAACTCGTCACCTGGTTCGCCAGTCTTGTAAACCTAAAGAATAAAAAGCCTCTGGCTACAAACACGAAGCTCAACATTTACAAGGCAACGAAATCCATTTTTGATGCAGCTGCTGAGTGGGGAGTTATTAAAAGCAATCCAATGGACGGCGTGAAGCGTCCAAGCCAAAGCAAGAAGGAGAAAAAAGAGATCCGATCTAAGAAGCAAGCTTATACCCGGCAAGAGGTAGAGAAGCTCCTGACAGCCCTCTACGCCCTCCCTGCTCGCTGGCGGCTGTATTTTACCGGTGCGATCCTTGGAGGATTCAGGCGCGGTGAGCTACTGGCCGTAGAGTGGCCTGACGTGGATCATGACCGATGCGCGATCTGGATCGAGAAGCAAATCACATTAGACGAAGAAGGAAATAAGATCGAAGGAGAGGTTAAGACGGAAGAATCCGAAGGCTGGGTGGCGATGCCAAAGTGGTATATGGATGAGCTTAAACGCTATGAGCGGGAATGGAGAAAAGAAAGAATGTCCTGCAAAAATTGGCTCGGTGAAGACAAGCAGTACATTTTCCACGGAGGCCGAGGCATTATGTATTATCCAAGCACGCCAACCGGTACGTGGTCAAAATTCCTAGAAAAGAACGGGCTGCCGCATGTGAAGCTCCATGGCCTGCGACATACCGCCGGCATGCTGCTGCGAGAATCTGGTGCCGATCTCAAGACCATCCAGGAGCGATTGCGTCATACTAAGCTGGACACAACAGCAAACATCTATACACATAAATCCGAAGCCATTAGCCGAGCTGCAGCCGATCAGTTGGAGGAGCTGAATCCAAAATGGATCAAATTTGCCCCCTAG
- a CDS encoding DUF2815 family protein, which translates to MAIDNQTTKLVTGKVRLSYANVWEPQENDSGDLKYSTSILIPKDDKETLRKIKAIVDLLKEQAKAKYNGKLPAKFHTPLRDGDEERPDDEAYANHYFFNASSKNKPGIAKPIGKDPSTGKTKFAEITDTTEVYSGCYSKVSVNFYLFDTKGNKGIAAGLNNIVKVQDGDFLGGRSSLNDDFADEDFDTDDFEDDDDFMN; encoded by the coding sequence ATGGCAATCGATAATCAAACTACAAAATTGGTGACAGGTAAGGTCCGTCTTAGTTATGCGAACGTGTGGGAGCCGCAAGAGAACGATAGCGGGGATCTCAAGTACAGTACGTCAATTTTGATCCCGAAGGACGACAAGGAAACCCTTCGTAAGATCAAGGCGATTGTAGATTTGCTTAAGGAGCAAGCAAAAGCCAAATATAACGGGAAGCTGCCCGCGAAATTTCATACTCCGCTTCGTGATGGTGATGAAGAGAGACCGGACGATGAAGCGTACGCGAACCACTACTTCTTTAACGCAAGCAGTAAGAACAAGCCTGGGATCGCAAAGCCGATCGGTAAAGATCCATCAACAGGAAAGACCAAATTTGCTGAAATTACAGACACGACGGAAGTTTACTCCGGATGCTACTCCAAGGTTAGTGTTAACTTCTACCTCTTTGACACTAAGGGTAATAAGGGGATCGCTGCTGGCCTCAACAACATCGTTAAAGTGCAGGATGGTGACTTCCTTGGCGGCCGCAGCAGCCTGAACGATGATTTTGCCGATGAGGATTTCGATACGGACGATTTTGAAGATGACGATGATTTCATGAACTAA
- a CDS encoding helix-turn-helix domain-containing protein: protein MTTTDFIEALRADIKRELTAEILSDLQPKIMQALRANIFTFEEAYQYLKVSESTLRRMVQKGEVPYFRQRNLLYFRQIDLDKHIESILIRKVE, encoded by the coding sequence ATGACCACGACTGATTTTATCGAAGCCCTCAGAGCAGATATAAAGCGCGAACTAACAGCTGAAATTTTGTCAGACCTGCAGCCCAAGATCATGCAGGCCTTGAGGGCAAACATCTTTACGTTTGAAGAAGCTTATCAGTATCTCAAGGTCTCGGAATCAACGCTACGGCGCATGGTTCAAAAAGGAGAAGTGCCGTATTTTAGGCAACGCAATCTGTTGTATTTTCGGCAGATCGATTTAGATAAGCATATCGAGTCGATTCTGATCAGAAAGGTGGAATGA
- a CDS encoding ImmA/IrrE family metallo-endopeptidase: MEDEIKKLIRRFKSKDPFEIAEGLNIEIRFCDLGGNTRGLYYRKLRRKFIAIHEGLNDPWKRFVCAHELGHDRLHPGISRFFLDEYSFFSAGKFEHQANKFALKLLTAGSYIEQGESIEEFFIRNGIPKEMIKFYI, translated from the coding sequence ATGGAAGATGAAATTAAAAAGCTCATCCGCAGATTTAAGTCGAAGGACCCTTTTGAAATTGCCGAAGGTTTAAACATTGAGATTAGGTTTTGTGACCTGGGGGGAAATACTCGGGGGCTTTACTATCGCAAATTGAGAAGGAAATTCATAGCCATACATGAAGGACTCAACGATCCATGGAAACGATTTGTTTGTGCACACGAATTAGGCCATGATAGGCTCCATCCTGGAATCAGCCGTTTTTTCCTTGACGAATATTCCTTCTTCTCTGCCGGGAAGTTTGAGCATCAGGCTAATAAGTTTGCCCTTAAGTTGTTAACAGCTGGATCATACATAGAACAAGGGGAATCCATTGAGGAGTTTTTCATTAGAAATGGAATCCCTAAAGAAATGATTAAATTTTACATCTAA
- a CDS encoding MazG-like family protein gives MNPWVSVAKERQRQEEKWGQQDHEPMMWMGILGEEFGELCQAVNETHFDNGPEARKKGGYENMREEAVQVAAVAISFIEALDRRYGRDDE, from the coding sequence ATGAACCCATGGGTGAGTGTGGCTAAGGAACGTCAACGTCAAGAGGAAAAATGGGGACAGCAAGATCATGAACCAATGATGTGGATGGGAATTCTCGGAGAGGAATTTGGGGAGCTGTGCCAGGCAGTGAACGAAACCCACTTTGATAATGGTCCAGAGGCACGGAAAAAGGGTGGCTATGAGAATATGCGAGAAGAGGCCGTTCAGGTTGCCGCGGTGGCAATATCTTTCATTGAAGCTCTTGACCGGCGATATGGACGGGATGACGAATGA
- a CDS encoding DUF3310 domain-containing protein — MAPRVSDKPTTPVPRRENELKAFGHGEVVTYQLSDEELAKYRALPVPDKKEKMPVGVRIVHTETQLQRRRDQMKEENGMPLPKEGPTCGLTKEILIEQVAKGETFSSIEKAWGMKYNAIHYWIKKWGLKGITPEIAQDLLSESTQPGNSKTEQPLLRESDVPSGIELQAEVDKLRLANKTIQSECDRLLRERDEYRMAVDELSEQVAGHDELLGLLNKTKSRLSELEKEHADLVIRNEQLSAAAETIKKDPNSTYETLVELGVLQKPSDPVNHPGHYTRGGIECIDAIEAATTGLSGPEAYNTGAAIKYLWRWKWKNGREDLQKAAWYIKRLIRE; from the coding sequence ATGGCTCCGCGTGTAAGTGATAAACCCACAACGCCGGTACCCAGGCGGGAGAATGAACTGAAAGCTTTTGGTCATGGAGAAGTAGTCACCTATCAGTTATCAGACGAGGAACTGGCAAAGTATCGGGCTTTGCCGGTTCCGGATAAAAAGGAAAAAATGCCCGTTGGTGTCCGGATTGTTCACACAGAAACTCAACTGCAGCGGCGCAGGGATCAAATGAAGGAGGAGAACGGCATGCCATTACCTAAAGAAGGGCCCACTTGTGGCTTAACCAAGGAGATCCTGATCGAGCAAGTAGCAAAGGGAGAAACGTTCTCCAGCATTGAGAAAGCTTGGGGGATGAAGTATAACGCCATTCACTATTGGATTAAGAAGTGGGGCCTTAAAGGTATCACTCCAGAAATAGCACAGGACTTGTTGAGCGAATCGACACAGCCAGGTAATTCGAAGACTGAGCAACCTCTATTACGAGAAAGTGACGTACCGAGTGGCATTGAACTGCAGGCAGAAGTCGATAAACTCCGTTTAGCAAATAAGACAATTCAATCAGAATGCGACCGGCTGCTCCGCGAACGTGACGAATATCGAATGGCAGTTGATGAATTATCCGAACAGGTGGCTGGTCATGACGAGCTCCTTGGCTTACTGAACAAGACGAAAAGCCGCTTGAGTGAGTTGGAAAAGGAGCATGCCGATCTGGTGATCAGAAATGAACAACTCAGTGCAGCTGCAGAAACAATTAAAAAGGATCCAAACAGTACCTATGAAACCCTTGTCGAGCTTGGCGTGCTGCAGAAGCCATCTGATCCAGTCAATCATCCCGGACATTATACGCGAGGCGGGATCGAGTGCATCGATGCAATTGAGGCAGCGACAACGGGGCTATCTGGGCCAGAGGCGTACAATACCGGAGCCGCAATCAAATACCTCTGGCGCTGGAAGTGGAAGAACGGCAGAGAGGATCTACAGAAAGCTGCATGGTACATTAAGCGCTTGATCAGAGAATGA
- a CDS encoding helix-turn-helix transcriptional regulator → MERSMDMFGRLPEGLTLGISHVQYKKGFSGWNRTAIAPSFHRFYFIAEGRGSVVLNGALYEPKPNQMMIMPAGTNQMALTDQDDPYTRYFCHFDAKVGEWPLFPADSRLYLCDASNPGFIEQTFKELVDLFHRGGPFSLLRAQACLLTMLACCLEDGGYTDIWNDFMGQTERSKLGDVLAYIHKHLHEPMEIERLADIVHLHPNYFIPYFKKIMGVTPMQYVKRKRMDEAKRLLSYTDVPISDIADQIGMQLAYFSRLFKSYTGLSPSAYRTCTR, encoded by the coding sequence ATGGAGCGGTCTATGGATATGTTCGGCAGGCTGCCGGAAGGTTTGACACTGGGTATAAGCCATGTCCAATACAAAAAGGGATTTTCCGGATGGAACCGGACGGCAATCGCGCCGTCTTTTCACCGTTTTTATTTTATTGCGGAAGGCAGAGGTTCCGTTGTCCTGAACGGCGCTCTTTATGAGCCCAAACCCAATCAGATGATGATCATGCCTGCGGGCACGAATCAGATGGCTTTGACCGATCAGGACGATCCTTACACGCGTTATTTTTGCCATTTTGACGCCAAGGTGGGAGAGTGGCCTTTGTTTCCGGCAGACAGCAGGCTTTACTTATGCGATGCAAGCAACCCCGGGTTTATCGAACAGACCTTTAAGGAACTGGTGGATTTATTTCACCGTGGCGGTCCCTTTTCGCTGCTGCGCGCTCAAGCTTGCCTGTTGACGATGCTGGCCTGTTGCCTGGAGGACGGCGGCTATACGGATATTTGGAATGATTTTATGGGGCAAACCGAACGGAGCAAGCTCGGAGACGTGCTGGCATATATTCATAAGCACTTGCATGAACCGATGGAAATCGAGCGCCTTGCGGATATTGTGCATCTGCACCCGAATTATTTTATTCCCTATTTTAAAAAGATCATGGGAGTCACGCCGATGCAATATGTAAAGCGCAAACGGATGGATGAAGCGAAAAGGCTGCTTTCTTACACGGATGTTCCGATTTCGGATATTGCCGACCAGATCGGCATGCAGCTCGCGTATTTTTCCAGGCTGTTTAAAAGCTATACAGGACTGTCGCCCTCGGCCTACCGGACCTGTACGCGGTGA
- a CDS encoding helix-turn-helix domain-containing protein, producing MSFSKSIKKAMEDQGVTPSEVAKQTGYTPQYLHSLLDGNRRWNETTLSKACDALGLEIKFVPAKKLKH from the coding sequence ATGAGTTTTTCAAAATCCATAAAAAAAGCCATGGAAGATCAAGGTGTTACTCCATCTGAAGTGGCCAAACAAACAGGGTACACCCCTCAATACCTCCACAGTCTTTTAGATGGTAATCGACGCTGGAATGAGACAACGTTGAGTAAAGCCTGCGACGCTTTGGGGCTGGAGATCAAATTTGTACCAGCGAAAAAATTAAAACACTGA
- a CDS encoding NAD(P)-dependent oxidoreductase, which translates to MKIAVIGASGKAGSLIAQEALNRGHEVTAIVRNASKLKGEHTSAIEKDLFDLTAEDLKPFDVVVNAYSAPHGSEHLHVEAGRVLINALKGAPDTKLFVVGGAGSLYADEAKTIKVMDTPDFPSMYYPTASNQGKNLEDLQQSEGITWTFLSPSAFFDAEGKRSGAYKAGKDQLLANSKGESYISYADYAIAALDEIENPKHVNERFTVVGEHI; encoded by the coding sequence ATGAAAATCGCAGTAATCGGAGCTAGCGGAAAAGCAGGAAGTCTGATCGCTCAGGAGGCCTTGAATCGTGGACATGAGGTTACGGCTATCGTTAGAAATGCATCCAAGCTAAAAGGTGAACATACTTCAGCCATTGAAAAAGATTTGTTTGATTTAACAGCCGAGGATTTGAAGCCGTTTGATGTTGTCGTGAATGCATACTCGGCGCCTCATGGCAGTGAGCACCTGCACGTGGAAGCTGGAAGAGTGCTAATCAATGCTTTGAAAGGCGCACCTGATACGAAGTTGTTTGTTGTAGGTGGGGCGGGCAGCCTGTATGCGGATGAAGCCAAAACTATTAAGGTTATGGATACGCCTGATTTTCCAAGCATGTATTATCCCACCGCTTCCAACCAAGGCAAAAACCTGGAAGACTTGCAGCAATCCGAGGGAATTACATGGACATTCCTTAGCCCATCGGCCTTTTTCGATGCTGAAGGCAAAAGAAGCGGCGCATACAAAGCGGGCAAGGATCAATTGCTGGCAAACTCCAAGGGAGAGAGCTACATCAGCTACGCTGATTATGCCATTGCTGCATTGGATGAAATCGAAAATCCGAAACATGTTAATGAACGCTTCACCGTAGTAGGGGAACATATTTAA
- a CDS encoding helix-turn-helix domain-containing protein produces MNRIREIRLKKGISGPELAEKLDITPQYLYGFEKETRTLSADMASRIASIFEVSVDYLLGRTDVSEDLHHVPGWATAKDKRDFKKMLEEDEPVMFDGVPVSDEDKEKIKRVIEAFFWDAKEKNKKTYGRKKNTDE; encoded by the coding sequence ATGAATAGAATCCGTGAGATACGGCTGAAAAAAGGAATCAGTGGGCCTGAGTTAGCTGAAAAATTAGATATCACACCTCAATATCTGTACGGATTCGAAAAGGAGACACGAACACTAAGTGCTGATATGGCTTCTCGAATTGCCTCAATTTTTGAAGTAAGCGTTGATTATCTACTTGGCCGAACTGATGTTAGCGAAGATCTACATCACGTTCCTGGCTGGGCAACCGCTAAAGATAAACGAGACTTCAAAAAAATGCTTGAAGAAGACGAGCCTGTTATGTTCGATGGCGTGCCAGTAAGTGATGAAGACAAGGAGAAAATCAAACGCGTCATAGAAGCCTTTTTCTGGGATGCCAAAGAAAAGAATAAAAAGACATACGGCCGGAAGAAGAATACGGACGAATAG
- a CDS encoding DNA polymerase produces MTLLQIDLETYSSIDLKTCGVHRYVEAPDFEILLFGFAFDDDPVQVIDLTDFQSVPKDVMDALRMDVTKTAFNAAFERTAIAKHFGITCDPSQWMCTAVWALTLGLPGSLEGVAKALKIDAQKDARGKALIKYFSVPCRPSKVNGQRTRNHPYHDPEKWQQYIEYNRQDVVVERDVRRQLERFPVPESEWKLWALDQRINDRGVRIDREFVNQAITCAKQYSERLMIEAKELTGLENPNSDAQLKGWLKENGLEVESLAKDYMPALLDAAPNEEAFRALELRQEMGKTSNSKYDAMARCICDDDRVRGILQFCGANRTWRWAGRNVQMHNLPKNEIDDLARARETLRSGDYELLEILYGAPPFILSQLVRTGLIPSPGHRFIVADFAAIEGRVISWLADESWKLEVFRTHGKIYEATAAQMFGVSFETIVKGHENYKYRPFGKVGELACGFGGGVSALEKMDKKKEIPKDQYDRLVKQWRDANPKIRKLWYSAEEAALEAVRSKTTVKLAHGVRYRYSSGVLFADLPSGHSLAYPSPEIKQDSKFNKDGLTFRAPDKSGKMIAQRTWGGTLVENLVQAIARDCLAESLMRLDAHGYEIVLHVHDEAIADAPIGWGSVEEMTEIMSQPIDWAPGLPLQAAGFECDFYQKD; encoded by the coding sequence ATGACACTTCTCCAGATTGACCTTGAAACTTATTCATCCATCGATCTTAAAACATGCGGCGTCCATCGTTACGTTGAGGCGCCGGACTTTGAAATTCTTCTATTCGGCTTTGCCTTTGATGATGACCCGGTCCAAGTGATCGATTTAACCGATTTTCAATCCGTTCCAAAGGACGTCATGGACGCGCTCCGGATGGATGTTACCAAGACCGCTTTTAACGCCGCTTTTGAACGGACAGCCATCGCCAAGCATTTCGGCATAACTTGTGATCCGTCGCAATGGATGTGCACAGCCGTATGGGCACTCACTTTAGGGCTGCCTGGCAGCCTGGAAGGTGTTGCTAAAGCGCTCAAAATCGATGCCCAGAAGGACGCGCGGGGTAAAGCGCTCATCAAGTATTTCTCAGTCCCGTGCAGGCCGAGTAAAGTTAACGGCCAACGTACACGAAACCACCCGTATCATGATCCTGAAAAATGGCAGCAGTATATCGAGTACAATCGCCAGGATGTTGTAGTGGAACGAGATGTCCGGCGGCAACTAGAACGCTTCCCAGTTCCAGAGAGTGAATGGAAGCTGTGGGCTCTCGATCAACGAATTAATGATCGAGGTGTCCGGATAGATAGGGAATTCGTTAATCAGGCTATCACGTGCGCGAAACAGTACTCAGAACGACTGATGATCGAGGCCAAGGAACTGACGGGGTTGGAGAATCCAAACAGTGATGCCCAGCTCAAGGGCTGGCTTAAAGAGAACGGTTTAGAAGTAGAAAGTCTCGCCAAAGATTATATGCCCGCTCTACTTGACGCTGCACCAAACGAGGAAGCATTTCGAGCCCTGGAACTTCGGCAGGAGATGGGGAAAACGAGTAATAGTAAATATGACGCTATGGCTCGCTGTATATGTGATGATGACCGCGTCCGTGGAATCCTTCAATTTTGTGGAGCTAACCGGACTTGGCGTTGGGCTGGCCGAAACGTGCAAATGCATAACTTGCCTAAAAACGAGATTGATGATTTAGCACGGGCGAGGGAGACGTTACGATCCGGTGACTATGAACTTTTGGAAATTCTTTACGGCGCTCCACCGTTCATTCTCTCGCAGCTCGTGCGAACCGGGCTTATCCCGTCGCCTGGTCATAGATTCATCGTTGCGGACTTTGCAGCGATCGAGGGCCGGGTTATCTCCTGGCTGGCTGACGAAAGTTGGAAGCTTGAGGTTTTCAGGACGCATGGAAAGATCTACGAAGCAACGGCTGCGCAAATGTTTGGTGTTTCTTTCGAGACGATCGTTAAAGGTCACGAGAATTATAAGTATCGTCCTTTTGGTAAAGTTGGTGAGCTTGCTTGCGGATTCGGTGGAGGTGTCTCAGCGCTCGAAAAGATGGATAAGAAGAAAGAGATCCCGAAGGACCAATACGATAGGCTCGTTAAGCAATGGCGTGACGCAAACCCGAAGATTAGGAAGCTTTGGTACTCCGCCGAAGAGGCTGCTTTGGAAGCAGTTCGTTCGAAAACAACAGTAAAACTGGCTCACGGTGTTCGTTACCGCTATTCATCCGGCGTTCTGTTTGCCGATCTTCCAAGCGGGCATAGTCTGGCCTACCCAAGTCCAGAAATCAAGCAAGATTCTAAATTCAATAAAGATGGTTTAACCTTTAGGGCTCCGGATAAGAGTGGCAAAATGATTGCACAACGCACTTGGGGCGGAACTCTCGTCGAAAATTTGGTGCAAGCGATCGCGAGAGACTGTCTGGCTGAGAGCTTGATGCGGCTCGATGCTCACGGATATGAGATTGTCCTGCATGTACATGACGAGGCTATCGCCGACGCACCAATCGGCTGGGGATCAGTAGAGGAAATGACGGAGATCATGAGCCAACCTATCGACTGGGCGCCAGGGCTGCCGCTACAAGCTGCAGGATTTGAATGTGACTTCTATCAGAAGGATTAA
- a CDS encoding DUF2800 domain-containing protein yields the protein MTQLAHAERAHALLGASKADQWINCPPSARLQENIPEKRSEYADEGTGAHELSELILRRRLTPCNSAERNRLDKAISDFKASNQYYGPEMEDAVTAYVEVVEEHFMAAKARSADAIILLEERLDFTEWVPDGYGTGDVVLISDGVLEVIDLKYGKGVPVSAIGNPQLRLYGLGAWSNWNYLYSINEVRMTIVQPRLDSVSADTLPLGELIEWAETVVKPAAALADAGEGEFKSGSHCRWCKVKGSCRARADENMKALAYEFQDPALLSLDEIGNVLYVAEQLKVWAKDVEDYAFEQAKKGVRIPSWKLVEGRSNRTITDKPAAVDILIVEGFDESSIYKPRELLGIGDLEKKIGKKELAALLDGLIMKPPGKPVLVPETDKRPELNSVDNDFAGEEFEV from the coding sequence ATGACGCAGCTGGCACACGCTGAACGGGCCCATGCGCTCCTGGGGGCGTCAAAGGCAGATCAATGGATAAACTGTCCGCCGAGTGCCAGACTGCAGGAGAACATCCCAGAAAAACGGAGTGAGTATGCCGATGAGGGGACGGGAGCGCATGAGCTATCCGAATTGATCCTGCGTCGGCGGCTGACACCATGCAATTCAGCAGAGCGCAATCGGCTGGATAAGGCTATTTCTGATTTCAAGGCTAGTAACCAGTATTACGGTCCGGAGATGGAGGATGCCGTGACTGCCTATGTTGAGGTGGTCGAAGAGCATTTCATGGCTGCAAAAGCCAGATCAGCGGACGCAATTATCCTGCTGGAAGAACGGCTGGACTTTACGGAATGGGTGCCTGATGGATACGGCACCGGTGACGTTGTGCTTATATCCGACGGTGTACTTGAAGTCATTGACTTGAAATACGGTAAGGGCGTTCCGGTCAGTGCAATCGGAAACCCGCAACTTCGGCTGTATGGCCTGGGTGCCTGGTCCAATTGGAATTATCTTTACTCAATCAACGAGGTACGCATGACGATCGTGCAGCCTCGGCTGGATAGCGTCAGCGCAGACACTTTGCCGCTGGGTGAGCTCATTGAGTGGGCCGAAACGGTTGTCAAGCCCGCAGCCGCGCTGGCTGATGCGGGGGAAGGGGAATTCAAATCCGGGAGCCATTGCCGCTGGTGCAAGGTGAAAGGCAGCTGCCGGGCACGCGCAGACGAGAATATGAAGGCTCTGGCTTACGAGTTCCAGGACCCTGCTCTGTTATCTCTTGATGAAATCGGAAACGTTCTGTACGTGGCTGAACAGCTTAAAGTCTGGGCCAAGGATGTTGAGGATTACGCCTTTGAGCAGGCCAAGAAAGGCGTCCGGATCCCGTCATGGAAGCTTGTCGAAGGTAGAAGCAACCGGACCATTACTGATAAACCTGCTGCAGTGGATATTTTGATTGTTGAGGGGTTCGACGAATCTTCGATCTATAAGCCTCGCGAGCTGCTAGGAATTGGTGACTTGGAGAAGAAGATCGGTAAGAAGGAACTCGCCGCACTTCTGGACGGTTTGATCATGAAGCCCCCAGGAAAGCCGGTACTCGTGCCGGAGACCGACAAGCGGCCGGAGCTGAACAGTGTTGATAATGACTTTGCTGGAGAGGAGTTTGAAGTTTGA